The Chitinophaga parva genomic sequence GCAGATGACGGCCTTCCTAAGCATTATCCTGGCGTTTATGAACATCTTGCCTATCCCGGCACTGGATGGGGGGCACGTGCTTTTCCTGTTGTATGAAGTGATCACCGGCCGCAAGCCCGGGGAGAAGTTCATGGAGTATGCACAATACGTGGGGATGATCATCCTGCTGGGGCTGTTGTTGTTTGCGAATGGTAATGATATTTATAAACTGATCACCCGGCATTAGGGTGGAATTTGGAGCGTATTGATGAAATGGCCGGCCGTGTGCCGGCCATTTCTTTTTGTGAGGGGGGTATTTTGAGCTTTTTAACGTTTATGGTGGGGAATGGCTGGTGGTATGCGGTCATTTCTTTTTGGTGGCTTTTTAACGTTTACGACGGAATGCCGGTCATTTCTTTCAAGGGGTCTTTCAGCGTTTACGATGGTATGCCGGTCATTTCTTTGTTATGACGGGAATATTTCGTATTTTTGGTGTCCTGAAAAAATTGGGGCTGCCTGGTTTTGACAGCATAGGTCTTTGAAAGTGTAAGCATGCCGTGCGTTGGATAATTAGCACGTAAATCTGAATACCCAAACTCTAAATGGCGAATCTAACTTTGCCATGGCTGCCTAATTAAATTAGGTACCCATTATAGCCGCCGGATGATGTGGCCTTATGCGTCTCCCGCCGCCGAATCAAACCCACAATAGGATAGGTTTTCATGGTTTCTGTGAGTGAAAGCTGAAACTCAAACGGATAAGGACCGGGCTGGTTTGTTCTGCCCCTGGCACGGTTCCGACAAACTAATGCGGAAATAAGCATGTAGAAAGCTTTTGGAGGATATGTTTGGACGCGGGTTCGATTCCCGCCAGCTCCACTTTATACTTATTTTCAGCTAGTTATGAATATTTAAAATTGTTCATAACCACCTTATTAGGGTTGTTGCGTCTATGCAGCAGCCCTTTTTTCGTTTGTAGACCTGGAAAGTGCCCATCTATATGCGTCTTTCAATTGGGGAGGACGTAGTTCAGTTATCAACTGGCATTTATATCTCGGCGGTCAACTGGCAGGCAAATCGGCAGGAAATAGGGCAAAAAGGACCCTGAATATGAAGTTGGCAATCTAAAAACTTCATGAATACAGTACTGCCTTTAATACTACCGTAAAGGACTGTTTAGAAAAGGGAATCGAGTTTTCCGCAGAAATGTCGAAAAATAGGATGCTAGGCAATGATGTGGAGTTTAAAAACCTAATGGGGATGATAAAAGAACACAATACCCTGATGCATGATTTGATTGGAAAGGACTATGCCTTGGCTACCTATAAGCGTTTTTTGACCTTAGAAAACTTAGTTAAGGAGTTTCTTCAAGTAAAGCTCTCACAAAATGACTTCTTAATTTACAACCTATCAAACAAATTTTTGATAGATTTTGAACACCATCTTAAAACTTATCGCAAGTGCAACCACAACAGCGCTGCCAAGTATGTGAAAAATTTAAAAAGGATTATCAATTCTGCGATCAGTAACCAATGGATAGAGGATAATCCATTCATGGGGCATAAAATAACCATAAAGGCTACACAGACAATTTTCTTAACTGAAAATGAATTGGCAAAAATTGAAAATAAAGTTTTTGACAACGAAAGGTTAGATGCTGTGAAAAATGTCTTCTTATTCCAGTGTTATACAGGTCTGGCCTATGTTGATAACGGCTATACGCAGATGATTTAACAGAATTACTAAAGCATACTTTAACAAAACATACGCCCCTTACCCAGAAACCCGCAAGAACAAAAGCTGGATTGCAATTACCATAGTTGCCGCTATTATTGGCATTGGTGT encodes the following:
- a CDS encoding site-specific integrase, which encodes MIKEHNTLMHDLIGKDYALATYKRFLTLENLVKEFLQVKLSQNDFLIYNLSNKFLIDFEHHLKTYRKCNHNSAAKYVKNLKRIINSAISNQWIEDNPFMGHKITIKATQTIFLTENELAKIENKVFDNERLDAVKNVFLFQCYTGLAYVDNGYTQMI